The proteins below are encoded in one region of Plutella xylostella chromosome Z, ilPluXylo3.1, whole genome shotgun sequence:
- the LOC125491280 gene encoding formin-like protein 3 yields MPPTTPPVVPPPVMPPPVVPPPPGREPATAPPVVPPPPQPQPHRYRYFSVPAPAPYPAWPLPPFAVPLPAPYAPWPTEVAPPFAASYPGPPAPQPVHPPQPPQPAAAPIHICFVESPRWWQGPPSSRGRGRGGRHGRGSGKFIKVNPPILIILIINKYYKLTIGIPYACFIVEVDHIHPMFQYVTIRSSCNDL; encoded by the exons ATGCCACCGACGACGCCGCCGGTGGTGCCGCCGCCGGTGATGCCGCCGCCGGTGGTGCCACCGCCGCCGGGTAGGGAGCCAGCAACGGCGCCGCCGgtggtgccgccgccgccccagCCCCAACCGCACAG aTACCGGTATTTTTCGGTGCCCGCACCGGCGCCGTACCCGGCCTGGCCTCTGCCGCCATTTGCGGTGCCGCTGCCGGCGCCGTATGCGCCGTGGCCGACGGAGGTGGCGCCGCCGTTCGCGGCTAG CTACCCGGGTCCGCCTGCGCCGCAGCCGGTACATCCGCCGCAGCCGCCGCAGCCGGCAGCCGCACCTATCCACATTTGT TTTGTGGAGAGCCCTCGGTGGTGGCAGGGGCCGCCCTCGTCGCGTGGtcgggggcgcggcgggcgccaTGGCCGCGGGAGCGGGaaatttattaaagtaaaCCCACCgattttgattattttgattataaataaatattataaattaaccaTAGGCATCCCGTATGCTTGTTTTATTGTTGAAGTAGACCATATACACCCAATGTTTCAATATGTCACCATCCGTTCTTCCTGCAATGACCTCTAG